A part of Kitasatospora kifunensis genomic DNA contains:
- a CDS encoding oxidoreductase, whose amino-acid sequence MDRSSHLRVPYEIINQLIREALHPYSEALHIVTKVGATRDQEGGWPPARKPEELRRAVTENLENLGLDTLDVVNLRLGDAQSPVPGSLAEAFETLVELQQQGLIRHLGVSNATTAQVAEARSIASIVCVQNMYNLAHRQDDELIDELAEQAIAYVPFFPLGGFSPLQSSALTAVATRLDATPMSVALTWLLQRSPNILLIPGTSSVAHLRENVAGAELQLSDDDLAELDKIGR is encoded by the coding sequence ATGGACCGTTCCTCTCACCTGCGGGTGCCCTACGAAATCATCAACCAGCTGATCCGCGAAGCCCTCCACCCGTACTCCGAGGCGCTGCACATCGTGACCAAGGTCGGCGCGACCCGGGACCAGGAGGGCGGCTGGCCCCCGGCGCGCAAGCCCGAAGAGCTGCGCAGGGCAGTCACCGAGAACCTGGAGAACCTCGGCCTCGACACGCTGGATGTGGTCAACCTCCGGCTCGGCGACGCCCAGAGCCCCGTGCCCGGTTCGCTCGCCGAGGCGTTCGAAACACTCGTCGAACTCCAGCAGCAGGGACTGATCCGGCATCTCGGTGTGAGCAACGCGACGACGGCACAGGTCGCAGAGGCACGCTCGATCGCGTCGATCGTGTGCGTCCAGAACATGTACAACCTCGCCCACCGCCAAGACGACGAGCTGATCGACGAACTCGCCGAACAGGCCATCGCCTATGTGCCCTTCTTCCCCCTCGGCGGCTTCAGCCCGCTGCAATCCTCCGCACTCACGGCCGTGGCCACCCGGCTGGACGCGACGCCGATGTCGGTCGCCCTGACCTGGCTGTTGCAGCGGTCGCCTAACATCCTGCTGATCCCCGGCACCTCGTCGGTGGCACACCTGCGAGAGAACGTCGCAGGCGCGGAACTCCAGCTCTCCGACGACGATCTCGCCGAGCTGGACAAGATCGGCCGTTAA
- a CDS encoding nuclear transport factor 2 family protein has translation MLHTPALDDLARRIRGLEDRDALHALMIRGWRALDRKDWRTWSACWAEDAVLEFGPWQRIQGREAIRAKVEEAESPYTSIQHHILNMHVDVAGDRATGIGYMWFVAVAVAVAVAVAVAVAVAVAVTAPGRTSAPYSMGGPYDWEFRRDGDGWLLARQRLGVLWTDGDDTLRAFEPE, from the coding sequence ATGCTGCACACCCCCGCTCTCGACGACCTGGCGCGCAGAATACGTGGCCTGGAGGACCGGGACGCCCTGCACGCCCTCATGATCCGCGGCTGGCGGGCACTGGACCGCAAGGACTGGCGGACCTGGTCCGCCTGCTGGGCCGAAGACGCCGTGCTGGAGTTCGGGCCCTGGCAGCGAATCCAGGGAAGGGAGGCCATCCGCGCGAAGGTGGAGGAGGCCGAGTCGCCTTACACGAGCATCCAGCACCACATCCTCAACATGCACGTGGACGTGGCGGGCGACCGGGCGACCGGCATCGGGTACATGTGGTTCGTCGCCGTCGCCGTCGCCGTCGCCGTCGCCGTCGCCGTCGCCGTCGCCGTCGCCGTCGCCGTCACCGCTCCGGGGAGGACCTCTGCCCCCTACTCCATGGGCGGCCCCTACGACTGGGAGTTCCGCCGTGACGGGGACGGATGGCTCTTGGCCCGGCAGCGGCTCGGGGTGTTGTGGACCGACGGGGACGACACCCTGCGAGCCTTCGAACCGGAGTGA
- a CDS encoding sulfurtransferase TusA family protein gives MSTITVDGTGLLCVTLLLRLRDAIADAPAGTLVHVIATDPAAPLDLPAWCHMTGHSYLGPVGDDPHLYALRLTGSPAATRPDAPWHRA, from the coding sequence ATGAGCACCATCACCGTCGACGGCACCGGCCTGCTCTGCGTCACCCTGCTGCTCCGCCTGCGCGACGCGATCGCCGACGCCCCGGCCGGCACCCTGGTGCACGTGATCGCCACCGACCCGGCCGCGCCGCTCGACCTGCCCGCCTGGTGCCACATGACGGGCCACAGCTACCTCGGCCCGGTCGGCGACGACCCGCACCTGTACGCCCTGCGGTTGACCGGCTCCCCGGCTGCCACCCGCCCGGACGCGCCCTGGCACCGGGCCTGA
- a CDS encoding ArsR/SmtB family transcription factor, protein MGLGEQGPADVQFAVSPMQHLLLGVLQVRAPAPARRWWRSVRSRVPARALPLIDLVAANNDHFPDFLTPPMPQARPESCLADELDVVSSISTARLHDEVGRYAELGPIPRPAAQLLDGGNRQLRRIVQAAHALYQACMADDWPDMVKMLNTDISMRRSALGEQGTGRMLAGVHRCFRDPTLFQLNLRVSVPIPQRPAHEAGGTAIVLAPNLFLAGTISPVITSPWQRPMFAYSSSQTVLPPPPATDGLVALIGKGKAAALRAIGAGRTTTELAALLRVSTPAASQHTATLRAAGLIASTRHGQRVVHALTPVGTALLDANPT, encoded by the coding sequence GTGGGGCTTGGAGAACAGGGGCCGGCGGACGTGCAGTTCGCGGTCTCGCCGATGCAGCATCTTCTGCTCGGGGTGCTGCAGGTGCGCGCTCCGGCGCCGGCCCGGCGGTGGTGGCGCAGTGTCCGCTCAAGGGTGCCGGCCCGTGCCCTTCCGCTGATCGATCTGGTGGCGGCCAACAACGACCACTTCCCGGACTTCCTGACGCCGCCCATGCCACAGGCCAGGCCCGAGAGTTGCCTGGCCGACGAGCTGGACGTGGTCAGCTCGATCAGCACCGCGCGACTGCACGACGAGGTGGGCCGGTACGCCGAACTCGGTCCCATCCCCCGGCCGGCGGCCCAGCTCCTGGACGGCGGCAACCGGCAGCTGCGGCGCATCGTGCAAGCCGCCCACGCCCTCTACCAGGCCTGCATGGCCGACGACTGGCCCGACATGGTCAAAATGCTCAACACCGACATCAGCATGCGCCGCAGCGCCCTCGGGGAGCAGGGGACGGGCCGGATGCTCGCCGGCGTCCACCGCTGCTTCCGCGACCCCACGCTCTTCCAACTCAACCTGCGTGTCTCGGTCCCGATCCCGCAGCGCCCCGCGCACGAAGCCGGCGGCACGGCGATCGTGCTCGCCCCCAACCTGTTCCTGGCCGGGACGATCTCGCCAGTCATCACCAGCCCGTGGCAGCGGCCCATGTTCGCCTACAGCTCCTCCCAGACCGTCCTGCCGCCGCCACCCGCCACCGACGGCCTGGTCGCCCTCATCGGCAAGGGCAAAGCCGCCGCGCTACGGGCGATCGGCGCCGGCCGCACCACCACGGAACTCGCCGCCCTGCTCCGGGTGAGCACCCCGGCCGCCTCCCAGCACACCGCGACCCTACGGGCGGCCGGACTGATCGCCTCGACCCGCCACGGGCAGCGTGTCGTCCACGCCCTCACACCCGTCGGCACCGCCCTGCTGGACGCCAATCCCACCTGA
- a CDS encoding winged helix-turn-helix transcriptional regulator, with translation MATMTAAQQRAQAKVEYDAFVAACPSRKLLDRISGKWVTLILAALGNDSAHEPGADCAGEPRVMRYSELQRLLAGVSQKMLTQTLRSLERDGLVSRTVVPTVPVTVSYELTDLGLSLYEMMRGLKAWAEVHMDDVLANRQTYETRVA, from the coding sequence ATGGCGACGATGACGGCGGCCCAGCAAAGGGCACAGGCCAAGGTGGAGTACGACGCCTTCGTGGCGGCCTGTCCCAGCCGCAAGCTGCTCGACCGGATCTCCGGCAAGTGGGTCACGCTGATCCTGGCCGCGCTCGGCAACGACAGCGCGCATGAGCCCGGCGCCGACTGCGCCGGCGAGCCCCGGGTGATGCGCTACTCGGAGTTGCAGCGCCTGCTGGCCGGCGTCAGCCAGAAGATGCTCACCCAGACGCTGCGCTCCCTGGAGCGCGATGGCCTGGTGTCCCGCACCGTGGTGCCGACCGTGCCGGTCACGGTCTCCTACGAGCTGACCGATCTCGGCCTGTCGCTGTACGAGATGATGCGGGGCCTCAAGGCCTGGGCCGAGGTGCACATGGACGATGTGCTCGCCAACCGCCAGACCTACGAGACCCGCGTCGCCTGA
- a CDS encoding SDR family oxidoreductase has translation MPDQTIKVVAITGASSGIGEATARRLAADGYRLFLGARRTDRLDQLVTEITAAGGTAATQRLDVTEAADVRDFVAAAEERYGRVDVMVNNAGVMPLSPLEALRTEEWDRMIDVNMRGVLHGISAALPVMRAQGGGHIVNIASVGAHEVSPTAAVYCATKFAVRAISEGLRQESAGDVRVTLVSPGVTESELADGIADPAARAAMRTYRAVALPASAIADAVAYAISQPPHVDVNEIVVRPAASAQ, from the coding sequence ATGCCAGACCAGACAATCAAGGTCGTAGCGATCACCGGTGCCAGCAGTGGGATCGGCGAGGCGACCGCCCGCCGGCTCGCCGCCGACGGCTACCGCCTGTTCCTGGGAGCACGGCGCACCGATCGCCTGGACCAACTCGTCACCGAGATCACCGCCGCGGGCGGCACGGCGGCGACCCAGCGCCTGGACGTGACCGAGGCCGCCGACGTGCGGGACTTCGTGGCAGCGGCCGAAGAGCGATACGGCCGCGTGGACGTGATGGTCAACAACGCCGGGGTGATGCCGCTGTCGCCGCTGGAGGCGCTCAGGACGGAGGAGTGGGACCGCATGATCGACGTGAACATGCGGGGTGTCCTGCACGGCATCTCCGCCGCCTTGCCCGTGATGCGCGCCCAAGGTGGCGGGCACATCGTGAACATCGCCTCCGTCGGCGCGCACGAGGTCTCTCCCACCGCCGCCGTGTACTGCGCCACCAAGTTCGCGGTCCGTGCGATCTCCGAGGGCCTGCGTCAGGAGTCCGCCGGTGACGTCCGGGTCACGCTGGTCTCGCCGGGCGTCACGGAGTCCGAACTCGCCGACGGCATCGCGGACCCGGCCGCCCGGGCGGCCATGCGGACATACCGCGCCGTGGCCCTGCCGGCCTCCGCGATCGCGGACGCCGTCGCCTATGCAATCTCCCAGCCGCCGCACGTCGACGTGAACGAGATCGTCGTACGACCTGCGGCGAGCGCCCAGTGA
- a CDS encoding Imm32 family immunity protein, with amino-acid sequence MRLVPDPVCGEVDLTATATELACLASAVAEGAGFISAASVPPSDGNALAGIEVRKTLGSGVRIDLDAQRQTLVISGDADARAVLADNLHAMATAEDGGHLHIDYFPEHPYLVEGSLPLVVNSPHGGMPTR; translated from the coding sequence GTGAGACTCGTGCCCGATCCCGTCTGCGGCGAAGTAGATCTCACCGCGACGGCGACAGAACTGGCCTGCTTGGCAAGCGCGGTAGCCGAGGGTGCTGGGTTCATCAGCGCCGCGTCCGTGCCTCCGAGCGACGGCAACGCGCTAGCGGGAATCGAAGTCAGGAAGACACTCGGCTCCGGTGTCCGCATCGACCTCGATGCCCAGCGGCAGACCCTTGTGATCAGCGGCGATGCCGACGCCAGAGCTGTCCTGGCCGACAATCTGCATGCCATGGCCACTGCCGAGGACGGCGGTCACCTCCACATCGACTACTTCCCCGAGCACCCCTACCTGGTGGAAGGATCACTGCCCTTGGTGGTCAACAGCCCGCACGGAGGCATGCCGACCCGATGA
- a CDS encoding helix-turn-helix transcriptional regulator, protein MTDNQLGEFLRARRAAVRPDEVGMPSHGVRRVAGLRREEVAVLAGVNADYYTRLEQGRERHPSAQVVDALSRALLLDTDAQAHLHQLSGTAPSQRPGAVTDQVAPALRALLDGYPSTPAFVINPILDILAANALAEALYSPFEAMDNLARMVFLDPAGRPFHPRWDRTAETVVGHLRQASGVDPGSPRLRALVGELSTRSTDFARLWNTHTVRGKTREHKHVHHPDVGGMTLTHHAFDVRDAPGQQLIIYHAEHGSPSAEALSLLGSVHATANRAYRSAG, encoded by the coding sequence ATGACCGACAACCAGCTGGGTGAGTTCCTGCGGGCGCGCCGTGCGGCCGTGCGGCCGGACGAGGTCGGGATGCCGAGCCATGGCGTGCGCAGGGTGGCCGGGCTGCGCCGCGAAGAAGTCGCCGTACTTGCAGGGGTGAACGCGGACTACTACACCCGGCTGGAACAGGGCCGTGAACGCCACCCGTCCGCGCAAGTGGTGGATGCGCTCAGCCGCGCGCTGCTGCTGGATACCGACGCCCAGGCGCACCTTCACCAACTGTCCGGAACCGCACCGTCCCAGCGGCCCGGCGCCGTCACCGACCAGGTCGCCCCCGCCCTGCGCGCCCTGCTGGACGGCTACCCCAGCACTCCGGCGTTCGTCATCAACCCGATCCTGGACATCCTGGCCGCCAACGCCCTGGCCGAGGCCCTGTACTCCCCCTTTGAAGCGATGGACAACCTGGCCCGCATGGTCTTCCTCGACCCGGCAGGTCGGCCGTTCCACCCCCGATGGGACCGGACGGCAGAGACGGTGGTGGGGCACCTGCGCCAGGCGTCCGGCGTCGACCCGGGCAGTCCGCGCCTACGGGCTCTCGTAGGCGAACTCAGCACGCGCAGCACGGACTTCGCCCGGCTGTGGAACACCCACACCGTGCGCGGCAAGACACGCGAACACAAGCACGTCCACCACCCGGACGTCGGCGGCATGACCCTCACCCACCACGCATTCGACGTGCGGGACGCCCCCGGCCAGCAGTTGATCATCTACCATGCCGAACACGGCAGCCCCAGTGCCGAGGCACTCAGCCTGCTCGGCTCCGTGCACGCCACAGCGAACCGCGCCTATCGGTCCGCCGGGTGA